The Punica granatum isolate Tunisia-2019 chromosome 4, ASM765513v2, whole genome shotgun sequence genome has a window encoding:
- the LOC116203961 gene encoding plastidial pyruvate kinase 2 yields MSQVVATRSVHASLLSPSSGSLHERADKLRPPSFAARVLPRDERWTEGAAFRASRITARRTLQAEPKIVPVSPEDVPEGMQQLGDASVAMWSKPTVGRKTKIVCTIGPSTNTKEMIWKLAEAGMNVARMNMSHGDHSSHQKVIDLVKEYNAQSKDNVIAIMLDTKGPEVRSGDLPQPITLVPGQEFTFTIRRGVGTADCVSVNYDDFVNDVEVGDMLLVDGGMMSFVVRSKTEDSVKCEVVDGGELKSRRHLNVRGKSATLPSITEKDWDDIKFGVENKVDFYAVSFVKDAQVVHELKNYLQSCGADIHVIVKIESADSIPNLHSIITASDGAMVARGDLGAELPIEEVPLLQEEIIRTCRSMGKAVIVATNMLESMIVHPTPTRAEVSDIAIAVREGADAVMLSGETAHGKFPLKAVKVMHTVSLRTEATIAPGEMPSNLGQAFKNHMSEMFAYHATMMSNTLGISTVVFTRTGFMGILLSHYRPSGTIFAFTNEKRIQQRLALYQGVCPIYMEFSDDAEETFVRALTLLQNQGMVKEGEEVALVQSGRQPIWRFQSTHNIQVRNV; encoded by the exons ATGTCGCAGGTAGTCGCCACCAGATCGGTCCACGCCTCGCTGCTCAGCCCCAGCTCCGGATCCCTGCATGAGCGGGCCGATAAGCTCAGGCCCCCGAGCTTCGCTGCCAGGGTGCTCCCCCGCGACGAGAGGTGGACCGAGGGAGCCGCTTTCCGGGCCTCCCGGATCACCGCGAGGAGGACCCTGCAAGCCGAACCGAAGATTGTCCCGGTCTCGCCCGAGGATGTTCCCGAG GGAATGCAGCAGCTCGGTGATGCATCGGTGGCTATGTGGTCCAAGCCAACAGTTGGACGCAAGACTAAGATTGTCTGCACGATTGGTCCTTCCACTAACACAAAGGAAATGATATGGAAGCTAGCCGAAGCCGGCATGAACGTCGCTCGGATGAATATGTCTCATGGAGACCATTCTTCTCACCAGAAAGTCATTGATTTGGTCAAAGAATACAATGCTCAATCCAAGGACAATGTGATTGCAATTATGCTCGATACAAAG GGTCCTGAGGTTAGGAGTGGAGACTTGCCACAACCAATTACATTGGTCCCTGGACAGGAATTCACTTTCACAATTCGAAGAGGGGTGGGGACAGCAGATTGCGTCAGTGTCAACTACGATGACTTTGTTAATGATGTAGAAGTGGGTGACATGCTTCTTGTTGATG GTGGTATGATGTCGTTTGTGGTGAGGTCAAAGACTGAAGATTCAGTAAAATGTGAAGTTGTTGATGGAGGAGAGCTCAAGTCTAGGAGACATTTGAATGTAAGAGGAAAAAGTGCTACTCTACCTTCAATTACAG AGAAGGACTGGGATGACATCAAATTTGGAGTGGAGAACAAAGTTGATTTTTACGCTGTTTCCTTTGTTAAAGATGCTCAAGTAGTTCACGAGTTGAAGAATTATCTGCAAA GCTGTGGTGCAGATATACATGTTATCGTAAAGATTGAAAGTGCTGACTCCATACCAAATTTGCACTCAATTATCACAGCATCTGATGGG GCAATGGTTGCCAGAGGAGATCTTGGTGCTGAGCTTCCCATTGAAGAGGTTCCCCTTCTGCAG GAAGAGATAATCAGGACATGCCGTAGCATGGGCAAAGCTGTTATTGTGGCAACAAACATGTTGGAGAGCATGATTGTCCATCCTACTCCAACCAGAGCGGAAGTATCAGACATCGCTATAGCTGTACGAGAGGGTGCTGATGCTGTTATGCTTTCTGGAGAAACTGCTCATGGGAA GTTTCCCTTGAAAGCTGTGAAAGTTATGCACACTGTTTCACTGCGAACTGAAGCAACCATAGCTCCCGGAGAAATGCCATCTAACCTTGGTCAAGCATTTAAG AACCATATGAGTGAGATGTTCGCATATCATGCCACCATGATGTCCAATACTCTTGGGATCTCAACGGTTGTCTTCACCAGAACCGGTTTCATGGGTATCCTGCTGAGCCATTATCGCCCTTCTGGAACCATATTTGCCTTCACAAATGA GAAGAGAATACAGCAGAGACTGGCCTTGTACCAGGGAGTGTGTCCCATATATATGGAGTTCTCTGATGATGCTGAAGAAACGTTTGTCAGGGCACTGACCTTGCTTCAG AATCAAGGAATGGTGAAGGAAGGCGAAGAGGTTGCACTGGTGCAGAGTGGGAGACAGCCCATTTGGCGTTTCCAGTCCACTCACAACATTCAGGTGCGCAATGTGTAG
- the LOC116203963 gene encoding hevamine-A-like translates to MKMAYNSDFRFSFLFDSIVVLALIGTARGGGIATYWGQNGNEGTLTATCATGKYAYVNIAFLNQFGNGRAPGLNLAGHCNPSAGGCKGVSTGIRNCQRQGIKVFLSIGGGVGSYSLASSADARSVADYLWNNFLGGQPSSRPLGDAVLDGIDFDIELGSTQFYDDLARFLSAYSSRGRKVYLTAAPQCPFPDKHLGAALNTGLFDYVWVQFYNNNPCQYSQGNTNNLISSWNRWTTINAGKIFMGLPAAPGAAGSGYIPPNVLINQVLPVIKRSGKYGGVMLWSKYFDDQNGYSNAIRSSV, encoded by the coding sequence ATGAAAATGGCATACAATTCCGATTTTCGGTTCTCATTTCTCTTCGATTCCATCGTAGTCCTTGCCCTGATCGGGACTGCTCGAGGCGGTGGCATTGCCACCTACTGGGGCCAGAATGGCAACGAGGGAACTCTCACCGCAACCTGCGCAACTGGAAAGTATGCCTATGTAAACATTGCGTTCCTCAACCAGTTTGGGAACGGCCGGGCTCCGGGTCTCAACCTGGCCGGCCACTGCAACCCGTCGGCCGGAGGCTGCAAGGGCGTGAGCACTGGCATAAGGAACTGCCAGAGGCAGGGCATCAAGGTGTTCCTGTCCATCGGCGGCGGAGTCGGGAGTTACTCCCTGGCTTCCAGTGCTGACGCCAGGAGCGTGGCGGACTATCTCTGGAACAACTTCCTGGGGGGCCAGCCCTCGTCGCGCCCGCTTGGAGATGCAGTGCTCGACGGTATTGATTTCGACATAGAGCTCGGGTCCACGCAGTTCTACGACGACCTGGCACGGTTCCTGTCTGCGTACAGCAGCCGGGGCAGGAAGGTGTACTTGACGGCGGCTCCCCAGTGTCCGTTCCCGGACAAGCACCTGGGAGCCGCTCTTAACACGGGACTCTTCGACTACGTCTGGGTTCAATTCTACAACAACAATCCCTGCCAGTACAGTCAGGGCAATACCAACAACCTCATCAGCTCATGGAACAGGTGGACGACCATAAACGCAGGGAAAATATTTATGGGCCTGCCGGCAGCTCCGGGGGCAGCCGGGAGTGGATACATCCCACCGAATGTGCTCATAAATCAGGTACTTCCGGTTATCAAGAGATCCGGCAAGTACGGAGGCGTAATGCTCTGGTCGAAATACTTCGATGATCAAAATGGATATAGTAATGCAATCAGGAGCAGCGTATGA